In a single window of the Cydia strobilella chromosome 13, ilCydStro3.1, whole genome shotgun sequence genome:
- the LOC134746859 gene encoding uncharacterized protein LOC134746859 isoform X10 translates to MEVQFRSHHKTGLESANFLAALRRFIARRGKPKELDFWRRWSRDYIGTLQERTKWRSARGPSLAVDTVVLVRDERLPPCRWRLGKIVATQPGRDGVTRVAVIRTARGDIQRAFNNICPLPTSGEVI, encoded by the exons ATGGAAGTCCAATTCCGAAGTCATCATAAAACGG GGCTCGAGTCAGCCAATTTCCTGGCGGCGCTGCGACGATTCATCGCCAGGAGAGGTAAACCGAAGGAGTTG GACTTCTGGCGGCGCTGGTCACGTGACTACATCGGAACGCTGCAGGAACGCACGAAGTGGAGGAGCGCGCGCGGCCCAAGCCTCGCAGTCGACACCGTCGTCCTGGTACGAGACGAGCGTCTGCCGCCCTGCCGGTGGAGGCTGGGCAAGATCGTCGCGACGCAGCCGGGCCGGGATGGCGTCACCAGGGTGGCCGTCATCCGAACCGCCAGAGGGGACATCCAACGCGCGTTCAATAACATTTGTCCATTACCTACTTCGGGTGAAGtcatataa
- the LOC134746859 gene encoding uncharacterized protein LOC134746859 isoform X5 produces the protein MEVQFRSHHKTGLESANFLAALRRFIARRGKPKELVSDNSTTFHGASNELKDLQKYLQDSSSELVSHCADEGIKWSFIPVYTPHMGSLWESSIKLTKYHLKRVLGLSLLTYEQFVSILYQVESMVNSRPLCPLPSSNPDYPVLTPAHFLIGKAPNSLPDEDYNHVPKNRLTHYQLLQQITQDFWRRWSRDYIGTLQERTKWRSARGPSLAVDTVVLVRDERLPPCRWRLGKIVATQPGRDGVTRVAVIRTARGDIQRAFNNICPLPTSGEVI, from the exons ATGGAAGTCCAATTCCGAAGTCATCATAAAACGG GGCTCGAGTCAGCCAATTTCCTGGCGGCGCTGCGACGATTCATCGCCAGGAGAGGTAAACCGAAGGAGTTGGTGAGTGACAATTCAACAACCTTTCATGGGGCTAGTAACGAGctaaaagatttacaaaaatacctacaggacAGCTCGAGCGAGCTAGTATCTCATTGCGCAGACGAGGGCATAAAATGGAGTTTTATTCCTGTCTATACACCTCATATGGGGTCCCTATgggaatctagtataaaacttaccaaatatcatttaaaaagagtGTTAGGGTTATCTTTGTTAACTTACGAACAATTTGTATCAATCCTATATCAGGTAGAATCTATGGTAAATTCTAGGCCACTATGTCCCTTACCTAGTTCAAATCCTGACTATCCTGTCCTTACGCCAGCTCACTTTTTAATTGGAAAAGCACCAAATTCACTTCCGGACGAAGATTATAACCATGTACCAAAGAACCGATTAACTCACTATCAACTTTTGCAACAAATCACGCAGGACTTCTGGCGGCGCTGGTCACGTGACTACATCGGAACGCTGCAGGAACGCACGAAGTGGAGGAGCGCGCGCGGCCCAAGCCTCGCAGTCGACACCGTCGTCCTGGTACGAGACGAGCGTCTGCCGCCCTGCCGGTGGAGGCTGGGCAAGATCGTCGCGACGCAGCCGGGCCGGGATGGCGTCACCAGGGTGGCCGTCATCCGAACCGCCAGAGGGGACATCCAACGCGCGTTCAATAACATTTGTCCATTACCTACTTCGGGTGAAGtcatataa